In the Zerene cesonia ecotype Mississippi chromosome 28, Zerene_cesonia_1.1, whole genome shotgun sequence genome, tagggGCGTCTGAAAGTCAGTGCTGTCTGAATCTCTAGAGtccatgtaatttttttgttgatatatCAAATGTTTGAAGCAATCAACGACTGATTATggatagtatatatttttaatttaaaaattaggcGTCGCAAAGCAGAACTAAGTGTAGTAAATAGTGCAAAAagcttagatttttaaatctcATCTTCTGTTCGAGGAAACTGTTTTTTCATTTAGCCTTTACCAAAATCTCTAGCGgcttaaataatacaatgaataaatggcgtttaaatccgttaaaatgtcttttatttataaatgtacaatactcgcgtaaaatataaaacacaagaaaatagtaatatgaaataatataattttattacaaagaaCAGTCTATGTTTTCCATGATATAATGATAAGAAAGTGATATAACTGTACGTCAgtacattgtaattttaataacgagTAAGAAAACAGGCACCCaacaaaattgatttatgttCAACGCTCATTTCCATGGGAAATACAATATTGATGTCATTATTTTCAGCGTGTCTTGCGCCTTTCTTTTTAATGACGTTTCCAATCTTTTCATCCTCACGGAATATgtcatatatacaaaatatacctCTTGGTTTCATTGTCAGGATTATTTCTTCTCGTccgtttttaatataaaatttcctcaaacatttaatttttcgcACGCTCCCAATAAAGTGGCCAGGTGGGGCACATATAAGAAACCGGTTAATGCAATATTCGCGGGGCTTTTCCAAATTTATTACTTCGTTGCcgtaaaaattgtatatttttatttcaattttcttttgtacCTTTTTTTCTACAGCTAGAAACACCTTTTGTCCTTCTCCATTGTAAATTGTGTAACCTCCATGTATGTCGCCAAATAGATCATGTAAAGCATCAGATCTTTTGGCCACGatcagtttatttaaatcacaaaGATATGCTAGTCCTGGGAattctatttcaattttaggacATGTCATCCATTCTTCTTTTGGTTCTAGATTTTTTCTTTGCATATTTTGAATGGATACATGATAAATGCATGATGTTCGatggtttatttataacatctttatatttttcctcacggttttatagcattattgtttttatacgtTTCTTCGCTTCGTCTATTTGGAAAGAAGaaattgacattttttaaGCAATGTCAGAGACGCACAGAATGACCataattgaaatgataaaagtGCCCTCTAGCGAACATTCTGTAAACTCACATAAATTGTCATTTGTACGACATCTGTGCAGTGATTTTGAGTTACATT is a window encoding:
- the LOC119837696 gene encoding phospholipid scramblase 2-like, whose protein sequence is MQRKNLEPKEEWMTCPKIEIEFPGLAYLCDLNKLIVAKRSDALHDLFGDIHGGYTIYNGEGQKVFLAVEKKVQKKIEIKIYNFYGNEVINLEKPREYCINRFLICAPPGHFIGSVRKIKCLRKFYIKNGREEIILTMKPRGIFCIYDIFREDEKIGNVIKKKGARHAENNDINIVFPMEMSVEHKSILLGACFLTRY